From Sphingopyxis sp. MWB1, a single genomic window includes:
- a CDS encoding site-specific DNA-methyltransferase, whose product MGVMERVKLPAKKASAKASPTPANLPLDKILQGDCIEMMRSLPAASVDMIFADPPYNLQLGGDLHRPDGSQVDAVNDHWDKFDSLAVYDRFTHAWLKEARRILKPNGSIWVIGSYHNIFRVGTALQDNGYWILNDIVWRKANPMPNFKGTRFTNAHETLIWASMGEKSRYTFNYRAMKTLNDELQMRSDWLIPICAGQERLKKGGHKVHPTQKPEALLYRVLLACSNPGDVILDPFFGTGTTGAVAKRLGRHYIGIEREDDYIAAAKERIEMALPLDESTIKTMMAPKAATRVAFGTLVECGMIAPGTLLTDSKRRWKARVRVDGSLDCEGQAAGSIHKIGAAVQNAPSCNGWTFWHIDDGQQLRVIDAVRQDWLLANEA is encoded by the coding sequence ATGGGCGTCATGGAACGGGTCAAGCTACCGGCGAAAAAGGCGTCGGCCAAGGCGAGTCCGACGCCAGCCAATCTGCCGCTGGACAAGATTCTGCAGGGCGACTGCATTGAAATGATGCGTTCGCTTCCTGCCGCGTCGGTCGATATGATCTTCGCCGACCCGCCCTATAATCTGCAGCTGGGCGGCGATCTGCATCGCCCCGATGGCAGCCAGGTCGATGCGGTCAATGATCATTGGGACAAGTTCGACAGTCTCGCCGTTTATGACCGCTTTACGCATGCGTGGCTCAAGGAAGCGCGGCGCATCCTGAAACCCAATGGCAGCATCTGGGTAATCGGCAGCTATCATAATATTTTCCGCGTCGGCACTGCGCTTCAGGACAATGGCTATTGGATTCTCAACGACATTGTCTGGCGCAAGGCAAACCCGATGCCCAATTTCAAGGGAACGCGCTTCACCAATGCCCATGAAACGCTCATATGGGCGTCGATGGGCGAAAAATCGCGCTATACCTTTAATTACCGCGCGATGAAGACGTTGAACGACGAACTTCAGATGCGTTCGGACTGGCTCATTCCCATTTGCGCGGGGCAGGAACGGCTGAAAAAGGGCGGGCACAAGGTCCATCCGACGCAAAAGCCCGAAGCCTTGCTCTACCGTGTACTCCTCGCCTGCTCAAACCCCGGCGATGTGATCCTCGACCCTTTTTTCGGAACCGGCACCACCGGCGCCGTCGCCAAGCGGCTGGGCCGCCACTATATTGGTATCGAGCGCGAGGACGATTATATCGCCGCCGCGAAAGAGCGCATCGAAATGGCGCTTCCGCTCGATGAAAGCACAATCAAGACGATGATGGCGCCCAAGGCGGCAACGCGCGTCGCCTTTGGCACGCTGGTCGAATGCGGCATGATTGCGCCGGGAACCTTGCTCACCGATAGCAAGCGCCGCTGGAAAGCGCGCGTCCGGGTCGACGGCAGCCTCGACTGCGAAGGCCAGGCCGCGGGTTCGATCCATAAAATCGGCGCTGCCGTGCAAAACGCGCCCAGCTGCAACGGCTGGACCTTCTGGCACATAGACGATGGGCAGCAATTGCGGGTCATCGACGCCGTTCGCCAAGACTGGCTTCTCGCCAACGAAGCGTAG
- a CDS encoding NnrU family protein has translation MEPINLLIVTCALFVGSHFLLSHPLRAPLVAQLGEGGFRIVYSIIAIATLIMLVQAWRGVPAEVPLWAVGDPLWAVATAIMLFASILFMGSLIGNPALPTPAAPKIAQAAPRGVYAVTRHPMMWAFALWGLAHAMVVPTPSQFILSGAIALLALGGSAGQDHKKARLMGDCWRHWSARTSFMPFGRQLSGITPWGDTIPRGHALFGGIALWLAATWGHGALGYMAAGLWRWLG, from the coding sequence ATGGAGCCGATAAATCTGCTGATCGTCACATGTGCGCTTTTTGTCGGCTCGCATTTCCTCCTCTCGCACCCGTTGCGCGCACCGCTGGTTGCGCAGCTGGGCGAGGGAGGGTTTCGCATCGTCTATTCGATCATCGCCATCGCAACGCTGATCATGCTCGTTCAGGCGTGGCGGGGCGTTCCTGCCGAAGTACCGCTATGGGCCGTAGGCGACCCGCTGTGGGCGGTGGCTACGGCGATCATGCTGTTTGCGAGCATATTGTTCATGGGCTCGCTCATCGGCAACCCAGCGCTCCCGACGCCCGCCGCGCCCAAAATCGCCCAAGCGGCGCCGCGCGGCGTCTATGCGGTCACCCGCCATCCGATGATGTGGGCTTTTGCCTTATGGGGTCTGGCCCATGCGATGGTGGTGCCGACGCCCTCGCAATTCATCCTGTCAGGCGCCATCGCCCTCCTCGCACTCGGCGGATCGGCGGGGCAGGATCATAAAAAGGCGCGGTTGATGGGCGATTGCTGGCGTCACTGGTCGGCGCGTACCAGCTTCATGCCCTTCGGCCGCCAATTGTCGGGCATCACGCCTTGGGGCGATACCATCCCGCGCGGCCATGCGCTGTTCGGCGGTATCGCCCTGTGGCTCGCCGCCACCTGGGGGCATGGCGCGCTCGGCTATATGGCGGCGGGCCTCTGGCGCTGGCTGGGATAA
- a CDS encoding ribonuclease HII — protein MIAGVDEAGRGPLAGPVVAAAVILCEGGIPGLDDSKKLSPKRRAALEEDIKARCRWAVGLASVEEIDRLNILQATFLAMTRAVEALGSEPGEVLVDGNRLPSWRYPARAIVGGDALHPCISAASIIAKEHRDHLMKAAARDYPAFGWDRNMGYGTREHMAALREHGPTPHHRHSFAPVAQMQLV, from the coding sequence ATGATCGCCGGGGTCGATGAGGCCGGGCGCGGCCCGTTGGCAGGGCCGGTCGTCGCTGCGGCCGTGATCCTCTGCGAAGGCGGTATCCCTGGTCTCGACGACAGCAAGAAGCTCTCACCCAAGCGCCGGGCGGCGCTGGAGGAAGACATAAAGGCGCGCTGCCGCTGGGCCGTGGGATTGGCGAGCGTCGAGGAAATTGACCGGCTCAATATCCTGCAGGCGACTTTCCTTGCCATGACCCGCGCGGTCGAGGCGCTGGGCAGCGAACCCGGAGAAGTCCTTGTCGACGGCAACCGGCTGCCGAGCTGGCGCTATCCCGCGCGCGCAATTGTCGGGGGCGACGCGCTTCACCCCTGTATCTCGGCAGCCAGCATCATTGCCAAGGAACATCGCGACCATCTGATGAAAGCCGCTGCGCGCGATTATCCCGCTTTCGGGTGGGACCGAAACATGGGCTATGGCACGCGCGAGCATATGGCGGCGCTTCGTGAACATGGCCCCACGCCCCACCACCGCCACAGTTTCGCTCCCGTCGCGCAGATGCAACTGGTCTGA
- the thiD gene encoding bifunctional hydroxymethylpyrimidine kinase/phosphomethylpyrimidine kinase has product MTARVLIVAGSDSGGGAGIQADIKAVTMLGGHAMTAITAITAQNTREVTAVHPVPTEMVMAQIDAVVSDIGVDAVKIGMIGSPDTAMALAERLQRPDMSGAAVVFDPVMITTSGAALADPGTVTAFGALMRRAAVATPNLDELKALGGEEAILAHGCALLVKGGHAEGEMVIDRLLEREAGEVARWEAPRIHTPHMHGTGCTLASAIATGLADGMPLEPAIARARDFVRLALHDAPGLGSGHGPMGHQKVRNDGLFTGPALNQISLPAQDYAASVAFYRQLGLTQIVDSPDKGYARFEAANGVTLSVHVGAGEAGGAITYLESGALDAWVAYLARRGVRFEHMPRDESWGWREARLNDPAGNILCLFQAAEYRRYPPWRI; this is encoded by the coding sequence ATGACGGCGCGCGTATTGATCGTCGCCGGCTCTGATAGTGGCGGCGGAGCGGGAATACAGGCCGATATAAAGGCGGTAACGATGCTGGGCGGTCATGCAATGACCGCCATCACCGCCATCACCGCGCAAAATACGCGCGAAGTCACCGCCGTCCATCCGGTCCCGACCGAGATGGTCATGGCGCAGATTGACGCGGTCGTTTCGGACATTGGCGTCGACGCGGTCAAGATCGGCATGATCGGCTCGCCCGACACCGCCATGGCGCTTGCGGAACGGTTGCAGCGCCCCGACATGTCAGGCGCCGCTGTGGTGTTCGATCCGGTGATGATCACCACCAGCGGGGCGGCGCTTGCCGACCCCGGCACGGTGACGGCTTTCGGGGCGCTGATGCGCCGCGCCGCGGTCGCCACGCCCAATCTTGACGAACTCAAGGCCCTTGGCGGCGAAGAGGCCATCTTGGCGCATGGCTGTGCCTTGCTCGTCAAGGGCGGCCATGCCGAGGGCGAAATGGTCATCGACCGGCTGCTCGAACGCGAAGCAGGCGAGGTCGCGCGCTGGGAAGCGCCCCGGATCCATACGCCGCACATGCACGGCACCGGCTGCACGCTCGCCAGCGCCATCGCGACGGGGCTTGCCGACGGCATGCCGCTGGAACCTGCCATCGCCCGCGCCCGCGATTTTGTGCGTCTGGCGCTGCATGATGCACCGGGGCTGGGGAGCGGCCATGGACCGATGGGACATCAAAAGGTTCGCAATGACGGGTTGTTTACCGGGCCTGCGCTCAACCAGATCAGCCTGCCCGCGCAAGACTATGCGGCATCGGTCGCCTTTTACCGCCAATTGGGCCTGACCCAGATCGTCGATAGTCCCGACAAGGGCTATGCGCGTTTTGAGGCGGCGAACGGCGTCACCTTGTCGGTCCACGTCGGCGCGGGTGAGGCAGGCGGCGCGATCACCTATCTGGAATCGGGCGCGCTCGACGCCTGGGTCGCCTATCTCGCCCGGCGCGGGGTGCGTTTCGAGCATATGCCGCGCGATGAAAGCTGGGGCTGGCGCGAGGCGCGGTTGAACGACCCGGCGGGCAATATTCTCTGTCTGTTTCAGGCCGCCGAATATCGGCGTTACCCGCCGTGGCGCATATGA
- a CDS encoding dicarboxylate/amino acid:cation symporter, with protein MKSAWIILSALVAGMLLGAGIEAASPGAGTASLPFIEPFGILWLNALKMTIIPLIVALLITGITATADAARAGSLAARAVAIFLVTIFLSGLMSLVMTPVLLRLFPLSSSAAAALRDGLGGASEAANSPSFSDFLLSLIPTNPIAAAADTAVLPLIIFTTVFAFAITRLAPEQRATLSGFFKALGDAMLIVIGWVLALAPFGVFALGYALAVKAGFAAFGGLLHYVLIVSGIGICVILLALLLAWAVVGLSLPRFAKAMVPTLAVAISTQSSLASLPAMLGAAGTLGVDPKKADIVLPLAVALYRFTSTAMNLAVVVYIAWLFGLELTIWEMAVGLAVAMAAALSAVSLPGSISFVTSIAPIAVSMGVPVAPLGLLVAVETFPDIFRTLGNVIANVAVTKYAADGVKDEEAASA; from the coding sequence GTGAAATCGGCATGGATCATCCTGTCGGCGCTGGTGGCGGGAATGCTGCTGGGTGCCGGGATCGAAGCGGCATCGCCCGGCGCGGGGACGGCATCGCTGCCCTTTATCGAACCCTTTGGCATATTGTGGCTCAACGCCCTGAAAATGACGATCATTCCCCTGATCGTCGCGCTGCTCATTACCGGAATCACCGCCACCGCCGACGCCGCCCGCGCCGGGTCGCTGGCGGCACGGGCCGTGGCGATTTTCCTGGTCACCATTTTTCTGTCGGGGTTGATGTCGCTGGTGATGACACCGGTGCTGCTTCGGCTATTCCCGCTTTCATCCAGTGCGGCGGCGGCGCTGCGTGACGGATTGGGCGGCGCAAGCGAAGCGGCGAATTCCCCCAGCTTTTCCGATTTCCTGCTGTCGCTGATCCCTACCAATCCCATCGCGGCAGCCGCTGACACAGCCGTGCTGCCGCTTATCATTTTCACGACCGTCTTTGCCTTTGCCATCACGCGGCTGGCCCCCGAGCAGCGCGCCACCTTGTCTGGTTTTTTCAAGGCGCTGGGTGATGCGATGCTGATCGTGATCGGCTGGGTCTTGGCGCTCGCGCCCTTTGGGGTCTTTGCGCTGGGCTACGCGCTGGCGGTCAAAGCGGGTTTTGCGGCCTTTGGCGGCCTTCTCCATTATGTGCTGATCGTGTCGGGGATTGGCATTTGCGTGATCTTGCTTGCGCTGCTCCTCGCCTGGGCGGTCGTGGGTCTCTCGCTGCCGCGCTTTGCCAAGGCGATGGTGCCGACGCTGGCCGTGGCCATTTCGACGCAAAGCTCGCTCGCCAGCCTGCCTGCCATGCTCGGCGCGGCTGGGACGCTGGGGGTCGATCCGAAAAAAGCCGATATCGTACTGCCACTCGCGGTGGCGCTTTATCGTTTTACCAGCACGGCGATGAATTTGGCCGTGGTCGTCTATATCGCCTGGCTGTTCGGACTGGAGCTTACCATCTGGGAAATGGCGGTCGGCCTCGCGGTGGCGATGGCGGCGGCGCTGAGTGCGGTGAGCCTGCCCGGTTCGATCAGCTTTGTAACCTCGATCGCGCCGATCGCCGTATCCATGGGGGTGCCGGTCGCGCCGCTGGGGCTGCTGGTCGCAGTGGAAACCTTCCCCGATATTTTCCGCACGCTCGGCAATGTCATCGCCAATGTCGCGGTGACCAAATATGCCGCCGACGGGGTGAAGGACGAAGAAGCAGCGTCCGCCTAG
- a CDS encoding peptide MFS transporter has product MTKAYAQHGDEAGTFFGHPKGLFVLFFAEMWERFSYYGMRALLIFYLTKHWLFSDGEAGVIYGAYTALVYITPVLGGYLADKWLGQRKAVLYGAVLLTFGHFIMGFEGDGGQNAADLNVFWLALAFIIVGSGFLKANISVIVGQLYPRTDVRRDGAYTIFYMGINLGAFFGSLLCGYLGETYGWAYGFGAAGVGMLLGLIVFVWGKPYLLGRGEAPDPVKLASPVMGIKLEWLLYIVGILAVGVCWWMVQNQAIVGTVLGIAGAILVAYVIYTAVLKLPSEDRDRIFAALFLILGSILFWALFEQAGSSLNLFTDRHVDRAGVPASMFQSLNAAYIVLLAPLFAALWTWLGRRGWEPSAPAKFGLAMLQLGLGFLVLKWGAEAAGMGNLTPVLFIFLIYLLHTTGELCLSPVGLSAMNRLAPAHMASLIMGTWFFAAATGNFASGLIAAATGSEHASGEGAGKELVLDVYQTVGLWAIGFGVLVILVSPLIRKLMHLDTLRDAEEELAGQNELAEPQAAGTHPEPKGA; this is encoded by the coding sequence ATGACCAAAGCCTATGCCCAGCACGGAGATGAAGCCGGAACCTTCTTCGGCCATCCCAAGGGGCTGTTCGTCCTCTTCTTCGCCGAAATGTGGGAACGTTTCTCCTATTACGGGATGCGCGCGCTTCTCATTTTTTACCTGACCAAGCATTGGCTGTTTTCGGACGGCGAAGCGGGCGTCATCTATGGAGCCTATACCGCGCTCGTTTACATCACGCCCGTTCTTGGCGGCTATCTGGCCGACAAATGGCTGGGGCAGCGAAAGGCGGTGCTCTACGGCGCGGTGCTTTTGACCTTTGGCCATTTTATCATGGGGTTCGAAGGCGATGGCGGGCAAAATGCCGCCGATTTGAATGTTTTCTGGCTGGCGCTGGCCTTTATCATCGTCGGCTCGGGCTTTCTGAAAGCCAATATCTCGGTGATCGTGGGACAACTTTATCCGCGCACAGACGTACGCCGCGACGGCGCCTACACCATCTTCTATATGGGGATTAACCTCGGCGCCTTCTTTGGGTCGCTGCTTTGCGGCTATCTCGGCGAAACCTATGGCTGGGCCTATGGCTTTGGCGCGGCGGGCGTGGGCATGTTGCTTGGCTTGATCGTTTTCGTCTGGGGCAAGCCCTATCTTCTGGGCCGGGGCGAAGCACCCGATCCCGTCAAGCTTGCGTCGCCCGTCATGGGCATCAAGCTGGAATGGCTGCTGTATATCGTCGGCATTCTGGCCGTCGGTGTCTGCTGGTGGATGGTCCAGAATCAGGCGATTGTCGGTACCGTGCTGGGGATCGCTGGCGCAATTCTCGTGGCCTATGTCATCTATACAGCCGTGCTCAAACTGCCGTCGGAGGATCGCGACCGGATTTTCGCGGCGCTCTTCCTCATTCTTGGCTCGATCCTTTTCTGGGCCTTGTTCGAACAGGCCGGATCGTCGCTCAACCTCTTCACCGATCGCCACGTTGATCGTGCGGGTGTTCCGGCTTCGATGTTCCAGTCGCTCAATGCTGCCTATATTGTCCTGCTCGCTCCGCTGTTCGCGGCGCTGTGGACCTGGCTTGGCCGCCGGGGGTGGGAGCCTTCGGCGCCAGCCAAATTCGGTCTGGCGATGCTCCAGCTCGGGCTGGGCTTCCTTGTCCTCAAATGGGGCGCCGAGGCAGCGGGCATGGGTAATCTGACGCCCGTACTCTTCATCTTCCTGATCTACCTCCTCCACACGACGGGTGAGCTTTGCCTGTCGCCGGTGGGGCTGAGCGCGATGAACCGGCTTGCGCCTGCCCATATGGCGAGCCTGATCATGGGGACCTGGTTCTTCGCCGCGGCCACCGGCAATTTCGCTTCGGGCCTGATCGCGGCAGCGACGGGATCGGAACATGCGAGCGGAGAGGGCGCGGGCAAGGAGCTTGTGCTTGATGTCTATCAGACCGTTGGTTTGTGGGCGATCGGCTTTGGCGTGCTGGTGATCCTAGTGTCACCGCTCATCCGCAAGCTGATGCACCTCGACACGCTGCGCGATGCGGAAGAGGAACTGGCTGGCCAGAATGAGCTTGCCGAACCTCAGGCTGCGGGCACGCATCCCGAACCCAAGGGGGCGTGA
- the glmM gene encoding phosphoglucosamine mutase: MRKFFGTDGIRGLTNQSPMTAEVAMRVGMAAGAHFVRGQHKHRVVIGKDTRLSGYMIENALVAGFTSVGMDVVQVGPMPTPAVAMLTQSMRADLGVMISASHNPFHDNGIKLFGPDGYKLSDEDEMQIEALLGASPRLAAPDQIGRAKRIEDARGRYIHAVKQSLPGDIRLDGLKMVIDCANGAAYNSAPTVFWELGADLIPLGVEPNGTNINDRCGSTAPAALQDTVVASGAHVGVALDGDADRLIIVDEKGAIVDGDQIMGLIGASWARQGRLKGGGVVATVMSNLGLERFLKGEGLRLERTKVGDRYVLERMRQGGFNVGGEQSGHMILSDHATTGDGTLAALHVLAELVRTGKAASELLHQFDAVPQLLKNVRFEKGAPLEDPAVKAAIAEGEAELANRGRLVIRASGTEPLIRVMAEGDDAAQVERIVDMVCDAVRKAVS, from the coding sequence ATGCGCAAGTTTTTCGGAACGGACGGAATTCGCGGTCTCACCAATCAATCGCCGATGACGGCGGAGGTTGCGATGCGGGTCGGGATGGCGGCAGGCGCCCATTTTGTGCGCGGCCAGCATAAACATCGCGTCGTGATCGGCAAGGATACGCGCCTGTCAGGCTATATGATCGAAAATGCGCTTGTCGCGGGTTTCACCAGCGTCGGGATGGACGTAGTACAGGTCGGCCCCATGCCGACCCCGGCGGTGGCGATGCTCACCCAGTCGATGCGCGCCGACCTTGGCGTGATGATTTCGGCCAGCCACAATCCCTTTCACGATAACGGCATAAAATTGTTTGGACCCGATGGGTATAAATTGTCGGACGAGGATGAGATGCAGATCGAAGCGCTGCTGGGCGCCTCGCCGCGGCTCGCCGCGCCCGACCAGATCGGCCGCGCCAAGCGGATCGAGGATGCGCGCGGTCGCTATATCCATGCGGTCAAGCAAAGCCTGCCGGGGGACATAAGGCTCGACGGGCTGAAAATGGTGATCGATTGCGCCAATGGGGCTGCCTATAACAGCGCGCCGACCGTATTCTGGGAATTGGGCGCCGACCTCATCCCCCTGGGCGTCGAACCCAATGGCACCAATATCAATGATCGCTGCGGCTCGACCGCGCCGGCGGCGTTGCAGGATACGGTGGTCGCCAGCGGTGCGCATGTCGGCGTGGCGCTTGACGGCGACGCCGACCGGTTGATCATCGTCGATGAAAAGGGCGCGATTGTCGATGGCGACCAGATCATGGGGCTGATTGGCGCGAGCTGGGCGCGGCAGGGCCGCCTGAAAGGCGGCGGCGTTGTCGCGACCGTCATGTCCAATCTGGGTCTGGAGCGCTTTCTGAAGGGAGAGGGATTGCGGCTGGAGCGCACCAAGGTCGGTGACCGCTATGTCCTTGAACGGATGCGCCAGGGCGGTTTCAATGTCGGCGGTGAACAGTCGGGACATATGATCCTCTCCGACCATGCGACCACCGGCGATGGCACGCTGGCCGCGCTGCATGTGCTCGCCGAGCTGGTGCGGACGGGCAAGGCGGCGAGCGAATTGCTCCATCAATTTGACGCGGTGCCCCAATTGCTGAAAAATGTGCGCTTCGAAAAGGGGGCGCCGCTCGAAGATCCGGCGGTCAAGGCCGCCATTGCAGAAGGGGAGGCGGAGCTTGCGAACCGTGGCCGTCTGGTCATTCGGGCCTCGGGCACCGAACCTCTCATCCGCGTCATGGCCGAAGGCGATGATGCGGCTCAAGTGGAACGCATCGTTGACATGGTCTGCGATGCCGTAAGAAAGGCAGTTTCCTGA
- a CDS encoding DUF1272 domain-containing protein — protein MLEMRPDCERCGCDLPADKHGAFICSLECTFCAKCADRLDELCPNCGGDLLDRPMRAGPTLARFPASDERRHPGAR, from the coding sequence ATGTTAGAAATGCGACCCGATTGCGAGCGTTGCGGGTGCGATCTGCCTGCGGATAAGCATGGCGCCTTCATCTGTTCGCTGGAATGCACCTTCTGCGCGAAATGCGCAGATCGGCTGGACGAACTTTGCCCCAATTGCGGCGGCGACCTGCTTGATCGCCCGATGCGCGCCGGGCCCACGCTTGCGCGTTTCCCGGCTTCGGACGAACGCCGTCATCCGGGCGCGCGCTGA
- a CDS encoding amidohydrolase family protein: MMRALLLSAAAMIAAATPAAAQNVAITNAKLVIGDGSAPIEGGTVVIRGGKVVAAGAGVAVPAGVEQVDAAGRWVTPGLVAAFSRVGLTEVDAVGGTNDRSATRSRFSAGLDIAPALNPMGSPVAVNRGAGITRAIVAPGSSSSLFAGQGAVVDLGDDMDMITRPRALQFVAFGETGAAKAGGSRAATFLLFREQLLAARSYARGGAALAEWGNDAMLQRADVEALGRVIDGTTPLFVRVDRAADILNVLKLKDDFPAIKLVLVGATDGWLVAPQIAAANVPVILSPLSDLPDSFERLAATQSNAGRLKAAGVDVSVGVFDDDDAHKMGYATQYAGNLVALTRVPGASGLDWNQAFAAITSAPARSVGMEASIGSLRPGRVGDVVIWDKDPLELGSRPTAIWIDGKPQSLTTRQDRLRERYLTPQEGALPKAYDR; the protein is encoded by the coding sequence ATGATGCGCGCACTTCTTCTTTCCGCCGCCGCCATGATCGCGGCGGCAACGCCCGCCGCGGCGCAGAATGTCGCCATCACCAATGCCAAGCTGGTTATCGGCGACGGAAGCGCGCCCATAGAGGGTGGCACTGTCGTCATTCGCGGCGGCAAGGTTGTTGCTGCCGGTGCCGGTGTTGCGGTCCCGGCAGGGGTCGAGCAGGTCGATGCCGCGGGCCGCTGGGTTACGCCGGGCCTTGTCGCGGCGTTCAGCCGCGTCGGCCTCACCGAAGTCGATGCCGTCGGCGGAACCAACGATCGGTCGGCGACGCGCAGCCGCTTTTCGGCGGGGCTCGATATCGCGCCCGCGCTCAACCCCATGGGCTCGCCCGTCGCGGTCAATCGCGGCGCCGGCATCACCCGCGCCATTGTCGCACCGGGCAGCAGCAGCAGCCTGTTCGCGGGGCAGGGCGCAGTGGTCGATCTAGGCGATGATATGGATATGATCACCCGCCCGCGCGCACTGCAGTTCGTCGCCTTTGGCGAAACGGGCGCGGCCAAGGCGGGGGGAAGCCGCGCGGCGACCTTCCTCCTCTTTCGTGAACAACTGCTCGCGGCGCGCAGCTATGCGCGCGGCGGTGCAGCGCTCGCTGAATGGGGCAATGATGCGATGCTCCAGCGCGCCGATGTCGAGGCATTGGGCCGCGTGATCGACGGCACGACGCCGCTGTTCGTCCGCGTCGACCGCGCCGCCGATATTTTGAACGTTCTGAAACTCAAGGATGATTTCCCTGCGATCAAGCTGGTGCTGGTCGGCGCGACCGACGGCTGGCTGGTGGCGCCGCAAATCGCCGCTGCAAATGTGCCGGTCATCCTTTCGCCGCTCAGCGATCTGCCCGACAGCTTCGAGCGGCTCGCCGCGACCCAGTCGAACGCAGGGCGGCTCAAGGCGGCGGGTGTCGATGTCTCGGTCGGCGTTTTCGACGATGATGATGCGCATAAAATGGGTTATGCAACCCAATATGCGGGCAATCTGGTGGCGCTGACCCGGGTTCCGGGCGCGAGCGGGCTCGACTGGAATCAGGCCTTTGCCGCAATCACCAGCGCGCCCGCGCGCAGTGTCGGGATGGAAGCGAGCATCGGCTCGCTGCGTCCGGGGCGCGTCGGTGATGTGGTGATATGGGACAAGGACCCGCTGGAACTGGGTAGCCGCCCGACTGCGATCTGGATCGACGGCAAGCCCCAATCGCTGACGACCCGGCAGGACCGGCTTCGCGAGCGCTATCTGACGCCGCAGGAGGGGGCCTTGCCCAAAGCCTATGACCGTTAG
- a CDS encoding amidohydrolase — MKLSVKGGLLAAVSLAFAGCAADGGAVASAGDKPAAKSTAKAGGAGGFDKNPYPSTYRPYPGQPTAVRNVTIFDGEGGRIDNGTILMTGGKVTAIGGADLPIPADIAVFDGTGKYLTPGIIDIHSHLGDYPSPSVDAHSDGNEATSPTTPEVWAEHSVWPQDPGFSRALANGGVTALQILPGSANLMGGRSITLKNVPSRTVQGMKFPGAPYGLKMACGENPKRVYGGKGRMPSTRMGNFAVNRQTWAKAAAYKKKLDEGKAVDRDLAMETLAGVLSGDILIHNHCYRADEMALVIDMSKEFGYKVSTFHHAVESYKIADLLAKEGICSAMWADWWGFKMEAYDAVNENVPLVYKAGACTIVHSDDANQIQRLNQEAAKALAAGRRMGMEISDAEAWTWLSLNPAKALGIGEQTGSLKPGKMADVVLWNGNPFSVYTRPEKVWIDGAMMYDAMNPQRRPVSDFELGQPGEGDVK; from the coding sequence ATGAAACTTTCGGTAAAGGGCGGCCTTCTGGCCGCCGTTTCGCTCGCCTTTGCCGGCTGTGCGGCGGATGGCGGCGCAGTGGCGTCGGCGGGCGACAAGCCCGCTGCAAAATCGACGGCGAAGGCTGGCGGGGCAGGGGGTTTTGACAAAAACCCTTACCCCTCGACCTATCGCCCCTATCCGGGGCAGCCGACCGCGGTTCGCAATGTCACCATTTTTGATGGTGAGGGCGGCCGGATCGACAATGGCACCATTTTGATGACGGGCGGCAAGGTGACCGCCATTGGCGGCGCCGACCTGCCGATCCCGGCGGATATTGCGGTGTTCGACGGCACGGGGAAATATCTCACCCCCGGCATCATCGATATTCACAGCCATTTGGGCGACTATCCCTCGCCCAGTGTCGATGCCCATTCGGACGGCAATGAGGCGACCTCGCCGACGACGCCCGAAGTGTGGGCGGAGCATAGCGTTTGGCCGCAGGACCCCGGTTTCAGCCGTGCGCTCGCCAATGGCGGCGTCACCGCGCTCCAGATTTTGCCGGGCAGCGCGAATCTGATGGGCGGGCGTTCGATCACGCTCAAAAATGTGCCCTCGCGCACCGTGCAGGGAATGAAATTTCCCGGAGCGCCCTATGGTCTCAAAATGGCGTGCGGCGAAAATCCGAAGCGCGTCTATGGCGGCAAGGGGCGGATGCCCTCGACCCGCATGGGCAATTTCGCGGTCAACCGCCAGACATGGGCGAAGGCGGCGGCTTACAAGAAAAAGCTGGATGAGGGCAAAGCGGTCGACCGCGATCTCGCCATGGAAACGCTCGCGGGCGTTTTGTCGGGCGACATCCTCATCCACAATCACTGCTACCGCGCCGACGAGATGGCGCTCGTCATCGATATGTCAAAGGAGTTTGGCTATAAGGTCTCGACCTTCCACCATGCGGTGGAAAGCTACAAGATTGCCGATCTTCTAGCCAAGGAAGGCATTTGCTCGGCGATGTGGGCCGATTGGTGGGGCTTCAAGATGGAAGCCTATGATGCGGTGAATGAAAATGTCCCGCTGGTTTACAAGGCGGGCGCCTGCACCATCGTCCATTCGGACGACGCCAACCAGATCCAGCGGCTCAATCAGGAAGCGGCAAAGGCGCTCGCTGCCGGACGCCGCATGGGCATGGAGATCAGCGATGCCGAGGCCTGGACCTGGCTGTCGCTTAACCCGGCAAAAGCGCTGGGTATCGGCGAGCAGACCGGCAGCCTGAAGCCCGGTAAAATGGCCGATGTCGTGCTGTGGAATGGCAATCCCTTCAGCGTCTATACGCGGCCCGAGAAAGTGTGGATCGACGGCGCGATGATGTATGATGCGATGAACCCGCAGCGGCGCCCGGTCAGCGACTTTGAACTGGGGCAGCCCGGTGAGGGAGATGTGAAATGA